One region of Sulfolobales archaeon genomic DNA includes:
- a CDS encoding NCS2 family permease, whose protein sequence is IPVFPTALRAYIELIALAFPVAFSLFLVEFFDGIGTISGLATKAGLVNGRGRPINIEKALYTDATATVVGALAGTTTTVIYIESASGIEAGGRTGLTALVTGLLFLAFLPIAPLAASIPGFATAPVLILVGLMFMSVIRKIDLEDLTEAIPSFMAIIAIPLTYSIATGIGLAFITYTLVKLLSGRLRDITPATVVITAIFIIYFLMLPALHQ, encoded by the coding sequence TAATCCCCGTATTCCCCACAGCCTTGAGGGCATATATAGAGTTGATAGCACTTGCATTCCCAGTAGCATTCTCACTATTCCTAGTAGAGTTCTTCGATGGAATAGGAACAATATCTGGTCTAGCCACTAAAGCAGGGTTGGTGAATGGGAGGGGCAGGCCTATTAATATCGAGAAAGCCCTATACACAGATGCCACAGCAACAGTCGTTGGAGCTCTGGCTGGGACAACAACAACTGTTATCTACATAGAATCCGCCTCAGGTATAGAGGCTGGGGGTAGGACGGGGCTGACAGCCCTTGTAACAGGGCTTCTATTCCTAGCATTCCTCCCAATAGCCCCTCTAGCAGCATCTATACCAGGCTTTGCCACAGCACCTGTGCTGATCCTTGTTGGTCTCATGTTTATGAGCGTTATAAGGAAGATAGATCTTGAAGATCTCACAGAGGCTATACCGAGCTTCATGGCCATCATAGCCATACCCCTAACCTATAGCATAGCAACAGGGATCGGGCTTGCATTCATAACATATACCCTTGTTAAGCTTCTAAGCGGTAGGCTGAGGGATATAACCCCTGCCACTGTTGTTATAACAGCTATATTCATAATATACTTCCTAATGCTCCCAGCCCTTCATCAATAA
- a CDS encoding carbon-nitrogen hydrolase family protein yields MSQRILRVSIIQSRIAGDAMENFKRVREIASTASSPEIISIYENWLGRAPISMERYIDLSKEILDISGAKVFVAGSAYIDVGDSIASKSAIIDRAGSIAVGGKLFPSAATGERSRVLPGGPPAVLNTIYGYSIASVICVDAMYPEVVRIASLAGSHVIVNPSIIPSNRSYLWRALGASRASENTVFFIHVNATNTKYVDGRDVMGGSFVADPQGRILFEVGGGEGVFETSIDLGEVDRVRARWRYLDDIRGSLQEIYRIILERSRGDR; encoded by the coding sequence ATGAGCCAGAGGATCTTGAGGGTATCGATCATCCAATCCAGGATAGCTGGTGATGCTATGGAGAACTTTAAAAGGGTTAGGGAGATAGCATCTACAGCCTCCTCCCCAGAGATCATCTCGATCTATGAGAACTGGCTTGGCAGAGCACCGATATCTATGGAGAGATATATAGATCTCTCAAAAGAGATCCTAGATATCTCTGGGGCAAAGGTGTTTGTAGCAGGATCGGCATATATAGATGTTGGAGACTCTATAGCATCTAAATCAGCTATAATCGATAGAGCCGGCTCAATAGCTGTTGGGGGAAAGCTATTTCCAAGCGCTGCTACAGGTGAGAGAAGCAGGGTCCTCCCGGGAGGCCCTCCAGCTGTGCTTAATACTATATATGGGTATTCAATAGCCTCTGTGATCTGTGTTGATGCTATGTATCCCGAGGTAGTTAGGATCGCCTCTCTAGCAGGATCACATGTTATTGTCAACCCAAGCATAATACCATCAAACAGATCCTATCTCTGGAGGGCTTTAGGAGCTTCTAGAGCATCTGAAAACACAGTCTTCTTCATCCATGTTAATGCAACCAATACTAAGTATGTAGATGGCAGGGATGTTATGGGGGGTAGCTTCGTAGCAGATCCCCAGGGTAGGATCTTGTTTGAGGTAGGGGGTGGAGAAGGTGTTTTCGAGACATCAATAGATCTTGGGGAGGTGGATAGGGTGAGGGCTAGGTGGAGATATCTCGATGATATAAGGGGCTCTCTCCAAGAGATATATAGAATTATATTAGAGAGATCCAGGGGTGATCGATAA